From Roseibium alexandrii DFL-11, the proteins below share one genomic window:
- the mmsB gene encoding 3-hydroxyisobutyrate dehydrogenase, translating into MATTVGFIGLGNMGGPMAINLAKAGHRVLGFDMSKAAIDALVAEGGEAAADVAQLAAEADVIVSMLPAGKHVRQVYMGEGGILDNAKAGTLLIDSSTIDVDSARAVSAAAAGKSMPIVDAPVSGGVAGAAAGTLTFMVGGEDSAFEAAKPYLDIMGKTIVHAGGAGTGQAAKICNNMILGISMIGVSEAFVLAERLGLDAQKLFDISSTASGQCWSLTSYCPVPGPLPTSPANRDYQPGFAAGMMLKDLKLAQEAAHSSGAATPMGAEAASLYSLFCNQGGESLDFSAIVKFLRGS; encoded by the coding sequence ATGGCAACCACGGTTGGCTTTATCGGTCTTGGGAACATGGGCGGCCCGATGGCCATCAATCTGGCGAAGGCGGGCCATCGGGTCCTTGGCTTCGACATGTCGAAAGCAGCCATCGACGCCCTTGTTGCCGAAGGCGGCGAGGCGGCAGCCGATGTTGCCCAATTGGCGGCTGAGGCCGATGTCATTGTGTCCATGCTGCCAGCAGGCAAGCATGTCCGTCAGGTCTACATGGGCGAAGGCGGCATCCTGGACAACGCGAAGGCCGGAACCCTCCTGATTGATTCTTCCACGATCGATGTCGACAGCGCGCGGGCGGTAAGCGCGGCGGCAGCCGGCAAATCCATGCCGATCGTCGATGCCCCGGTTTCCGGTGGTGTCGCCGGTGCCGCTGCTGGGACACTGACTTTCATGGTCGGCGGCGAAGACAGCGCTTTTGAAGCAGCCAAGCCTTACCTCGATATCATGGGCAAGACGATTGTCCATGCAGGTGGCGCAGGAACCGGGCAGGCGGCCAAGATTTGCAACAACATGATCCTGGGCATTTCCATGATTGGCGTCTCGGAGGCGTTCGTTCTGGCGGAACGTCTTGGCCTTGATGCGCAGAAGCTGTTCGACATTTCCTCAACCGCATCCGGTCAGTGCTGGTCGCTGACATCTTATTGTCCGGTGCCTGGACCGCTGCCCACATCTCCTGCAAACCGTGACTACCAGCCGGGCTTTGCCGCGGGCATGATGTTGAAAGATTTAAAATTGGCTCAGGAGGCCGCGCATTCCTCGGGCGCAGCGACACCTATGGGTGCAGAAGCCGCGTCGCTCTATTCGCTCTTCTGCAACCAGGGCGGGGAATCCTTGGATTTCTCTGCTATTGTCAAATTTCTCAGGGGCTCATAG
- the mauJ gene encoding methylamine utilization protein MauJ, protein MERWAVANISIAGAWPGSDTIIPHMGRDFHIIAQTGDFFPAVAVELTTHKDEYEEGYTLLARFLSALAWAQENSPFSIFSFSGGSRGPSPLSGFSRNSQHFTSYYADGSFPRRQLRDVNREWRFVFALWREGLWLSRYSNRFACLTFYKMIENCFAPFPKKESKTVVIEARDAIIKSAVEEIEKVPQLAQMAGKSMNTIREVDANVGRFLRKHIRHPAAHASSEFAESDPDDWERERHYYYALEAVKVIAMYLVQKEKGVPAPRDMWM, encoded by the coding sequence ATGGAACGTTGGGCGGTTGCAAATATTTCGATAGCTGGCGCTTGGCCTGGTTCAGACACCATCATCCCACACATGGGGCGAGATTTTCACATTATCGCCCAGACCGGAGACTTCTTTCCCGCTGTTGCTGTAGAACTAACAACACATAAAGATGAATATGAGGAGGGGTACACCCTTCTGGCTCGTTTCCTGAGCGCCTTAGCGTGGGCACAGGAGAATTCACCATTTTCAATTTTTAGTTTCAGTGGTGGAAGCCGAGGCCCCTCGCCACTATCAGGTTTTTCCCGGAATTCGCAACACTTCACAAGTTACTATGCGGACGGCTCTTTTCCGAGGCGCCAGCTGCGGGATGTCAATCGGGAATGGCGCTTTGTCTTTGCATTGTGGCGCGAAGGGCTTTGGCTATCCAGGTATTCAAATCGGTTCGCATGCTTGACCTTCTACAAGATGATTGAAAATTGCTTTGCTCCCTTCCCAAAAAAAGAAAGCAAAACAGTTGTCATTGAAGCTCGGGACGCCATCATCAAGTCCGCTGTTGAGGAAATTGAGAAAGTTCCCCAATTGGCTCAGATGGCAGGCAAATCGATGAACACAATTAGGGAAGTTGATGCAAACGTGGGGCGATTTTTGAGGAAACACATACGCCATCCAGCAGCGCACGCATCATCAGAATTTGCTGAAAGTGACCCAGACGATTGGGAGCGTGAACGCCACTACTATTATGCATTAGAAGCCGTGAAAGTGATCGCGATGTACCTGGTTCAGAAGGAAAAAGGTGTCCCCGCGCCTCGCGATATGTGGATGTAA
- a CDS encoding L,D-transpeptidase family protein, producing the protein MLLGLAAPVVVTGAASAQQSFRTAGQDLEWADSFDIATDNITEVKSYAPTLSPTTVDYIGAAITRYQSIVQMGGWGTVSTGGKALRIGMKDPRVVQVRQRLIISGDLEQQAGLSDTFDSYVDAALRRFQLRHGLIPDGVMGESTVEALNIPAYVRLRQLETNLVRVRSMSGNLGDRYVMVNIPAAEIEAVEDGRVRSRHTAVVGKIDRQTPILNSKIYELNFNPYWTVPVSIIRKDLIPKMKEDPEYLSRNKIRIFNWRDNQEVAWQQIDWNTDEATQYRFTQDPGQENSLGSVRINFHNKHQVYLHDTPSKTLFGEDYRFHSSGCVRVQNVRELVTWLLQSTTPDWDRTKVDSVIRTGEREDVKLKRSIPLYMTYVTAWANADGVVHFREDIYNRDDLSGTGEQARL; encoded by the coding sequence ATGCTCCTTGGACTGGCCGCGCCTGTGGTGGTCACAGGAGCTGCGTCTGCGCAGCAATCTTTCCGGACTGCGGGGCAGGACCTTGAATGGGCCGACAGCTTCGATATCGCAACGGACAATATCACCGAGGTGAAGTCATACGCTCCGACCTTGTCGCCAACGACGGTTGACTACATCGGCGCTGCCATCACACGCTATCAGTCGATCGTGCAAATGGGTGGATGGGGTACAGTGTCCACGGGCGGGAAAGCTCTTCGCATCGGTATGAAGGACCCGCGCGTTGTCCAAGTACGCCAACGCCTGATCATTTCTGGTGACCTGGAACAACAGGCCGGCCTTTCGGATACATTCGACTCTTACGTCGATGCCGCCCTGCGGCGCTTCCAACTCCGCCACGGCTTGATCCCGGATGGCGTGATGGGCGAGAGCACCGTTGAGGCGCTCAACATTCCGGCCTATGTGCGCTTGCGCCAGCTCGAAACGAACCTTGTCCGGGTCCGGTCCATGTCCGGCAACCTCGGTGACCGGTATGTGATGGTGAACATCCCGGCGGCTGAGATCGAAGCGGTTGAAGATGGCCGCGTCCGCTCGCGCCACACCGCAGTGGTTGGCAAGATCGACCGTCAAACGCCAATCCTGAACAGCAAGATCTATGAGCTGAACTTCAACCCGTATTGGACCGTTCCGGTCTCCATCATCCGCAAGGACTTGATCCCGAAGATGAAGGAAGACCCGGAATATCTGTCCCGCAACAAGATCCGGATTTTCAACTGGCGCGACAACCAGGAAGTGGCGTGGCAGCAGATTGACTGGAATACGGATGAGGCGACACAGTACCGCTTCACTCAGGATCCGGGGCAAGAGAACTCTCTCGGCTCTGTGCGGATCAACTTCCACAACAAACACCAGGTCTATCTCCATGATACGCCGTCCAAGACCTTGTTTGGTGAAGACTACCGGTTCCACTCGTCCGGTTGCGTGCGCGTTCAAAACGTCAGGGAATTGGTGACCTGGCTGCTGCAATCCACGACACCGGATTGGGACCGCACTAAGGTCGATTCAGTCATTCGAACCGGCGAACGGGAAGACGTGAAGCTGAAGCGCTCGATCCCGCTTTACATGACATATGTGACCGCCTGGGCCAATGCCGACGGCGTGGTTCATTTCCGCGAAGACATTTACAACCGTGATGACCTCAGCGGCACAGGCGAGCAAGCCCGCCTCTAG
- a CDS encoding enoyl-CoA hydratase/isomerase family protein, translating into MSDILFEKRGKAGFVTLNRPKALNALTHPMCSALAAQLTEWAEDPDVAHVVITGAGEKAFCAGGDIRSIYDARMAGEMDGLAEFFKEEYLLNAQIKAYPKPYVALINGIVMGGGVGVSAHGSHRVGTEKTMFAMPETGIGFFPDVGGTYFLPRMPKKTGVYCALSAGRLKQGDALATGVLTHAISEADLPALEAELAENSDVDAVLSRYMVEAEPGPLMAAADMIEHCFSEGSVDAILSKLDESSDEFALKAAQAIRQKSPTSVLIAFEQMQRGGELSFNECMKLEYRIVSEILKGSEFYEGVRAVLVDKDQDPKWSPPSLDQVDKEDLAAYFREPAGGDLPL; encoded by the coding sequence GTGAGCGACATCCTGTTTGAAAAGCGCGGCAAGGCCGGATTTGTTACTCTCAACCGGCCGAAGGCGCTGAATGCGCTGACCCATCCTATGTGCTCGGCGCTGGCGGCTCAGCTGACCGAGTGGGCGGAGGATCCGGACGTTGCCCATGTGGTGATCACCGGGGCTGGGGAAAAAGCGTTCTGCGCCGGCGGTGACATCCGCAGCATCTATGATGCGAGGATGGCTGGCGAAATGGACGGGCTCGCGGAGTTCTTCAAGGAAGAGTATCTCCTCAACGCGCAGATCAAGGCATATCCCAAACCCTATGTCGCGCTTATCAATGGCATTGTCATGGGCGGCGGCGTTGGTGTATCGGCCCATGGCAGCCATCGCGTCGGAACGGAAAAGACAATGTTCGCCATGCCGGAAACCGGCATTGGTTTCTTCCCGGATGTTGGCGGCACGTATTTTCTGCCGCGCATGCCGAAGAAAACCGGTGTCTATTGCGCCTTGTCCGCTGGCCGTCTGAAGCAGGGCGATGCACTGGCAACGGGTGTGTTGACCCATGCCATCAGCGAAGCAGATCTCCCCGCATTAGAAGCGGAGCTGGCGGAGAACAGCGACGTGGATGCAGTGCTCAGCCGGTATATGGTTGAGGCTGAACCCGGCCCCTTGATGGCCGCTGCAGATATGATCGAGCACTGCTTTTCTGAAGGCAGCGTTGATGCCATTTTGTCGAAACTGGACGAGAGCAGCGACGAATTCGCGTTGAAAGCTGCTCAGGCGATCCGGCAGAAATCCCCGACCAGCGTGCTGATTGCCTTTGAACAAATGCAGCGCGGCGGGGAATTGAGTTTCAACGAATGTATGAAACTCGAATACCGTATTGTCTCCGAAATCCTGAAAGGCTCGGAGTTCTACGAAGGCGTGCGCGCGGTGCTTGTCGACAAGGATCAGGACCCGAAATGGTCCCCTCCAAGCCTTGATCAAGTGGACAAGGAAGACCTGGCAGCGTATTTCCGGGAACCGGCAGGCGGAGACTTGCCGCTCTAA
- the nrdR gene encoding transcriptional regulator NrdR, with amino-acid sequence MKCPFCGGEETQVKDSRPTEDNTAIRRRRICNTCGGRYTTFERVQLRELMVLKRSGRRVPFDREKLVRSVQIAVRKRPVDPERIERMVSGIVRQLESSGESEITAETIGNHVMEGLKGVDDVAYVRFASVYKNFREAKDFEALLDELSDPVTPVSNKD; translated from the coding sequence ATGAAATGTCCGTTTTGCGGCGGCGAGGAGACCCAGGTAAAGGACTCCCGTCCCACCGAGGACAACACAGCCATTCGCCGCCGCAGGATCTGCAACACTTGCGGTGGCCGCTACACGACTTTCGAGCGTGTGCAGCTGCGTGAGTTGATGGTGCTGAAGCGGTCTGGCCGCCGGGTGCCGTTCGATCGCGAAAAACTGGTGCGGTCCGTTCAGATCGCAGTGCGCAAGCGTCCGGTCGATCCAGAGCGGATCGAGCGCATGGTGAGCGGCATCGTACGCCAGCTGGAAAGCTCCGGCGAAAGCGAGATTACTGCCGAGACCATCGGCAACCACGTCATGGAAGGCCTCAAAGGGGTCGATGACGTGGCCTATGTCCGATTCGCATCCGTTTATAAGAATTTCCGTGAGGCCAAGGATTTCGAAGCTCTCCTCGATGAGCTGAGCGATCCTGTGACACCGGTCTCCAACAAAGACTGA
- a CDS encoding DUF6163 family protein has translation MITSFQDLFYSRPPWSTVLIWYLRAMALLLMGGGVIYWARIIGIVEWRGMWFWEMPIAIQGAVVFFAVLDLVAAIGLWLTVSWGTVMWIFRCLCQIVMHTAFSDLYGRRPYEIAFYLLTILIFAGLTYLMRRENRTAAA, from the coding sequence ATGATCACGAGCTTTCAGGACCTCTTCTATTCGCGCCCGCCCTGGAGCACCGTGCTGATCTGGTATCTGCGCGCGATGGCACTGCTATTGATGGGCGGCGGCGTGATCTATTGGGCGCGAATTATCGGCATTGTTGAATGGCGCGGCATGTGGTTCTGGGAAATGCCGATTGCCATACAGGGTGCCGTTGTCTTCTTTGCGGTCCTGGACCTTGTGGCGGCGATCGGCCTTTGGCTGACCGTATCCTGGGGAACGGTCATGTGGATTTTCCGGTGCCTGTGCCAGATCGTCATGCACACGGCCTTTTCAGATCTTTATGGCCGCCGGCCTTATGAGATCGCCTTCTACCTTTTGACCATATTGATCTTTGCGGGGCTCACCTATCTGATGCGCCGCGAAAACCGAACGGCCGCGGCTTGA
- the ldtR gene encoding transcriptional regulator LdtR: MITASRAVDAVSQGEEEEVAIKPLYLEALTLVERLHRRLLDVIKDEFDRMGRSDVNSVQALLLFNIGDAELTAGELRTRGYYLGSNVSYNLKKLVETGYIHHQRSRMDRRSVRVSLTDKGQEVAKIVNDLYERHILSVEQVGEIGPQDFVTLNKSLRRLERFWTDQILYRL; the protein is encoded by the coding sequence ATGATCACCGCAAGTAGGGCAGTCGATGCTGTGTCACAGGGTGAAGAGGAAGAAGTGGCCATCAAGCCGCTCTACCTCGAGGCTCTTACACTTGTAGAACGTTTGCACCGGCGTTTGCTGGACGTCATCAAGGACGAGTTCGACCGCATGGGCCGGTCGGATGTCAACAGCGTTCAGGCGTTGTTGCTGTTCAACATTGGCGATGCTGAGCTGACAGCTGGTGAACTGCGGACCCGCGGATACTATCTCGGTTCCAACGTGTCCTATAATCTGAAGAAACTGGTCGAGACCGGTTACATTCATCACCAGCGCTCGCGCATGGACCGCCGGTCCGTCCGGGTCAGCCTGACCGACAAGGGCCAGGAAGTGGCAAAGATCGTCAATGATCTTTATGAGCGCCATATTCTGTCCGTTGAGCAGGTTGGTGAAATCGGCCCGCAAGACTTTGTCACACTGAACAAGTCGCTGCGGCGTCTCGAGCGGTTCTGGACCGACCAAATTCTATACCGCCTCTGA
- a CDS encoding DUF1987 domain-containing protein, whose amino-acid sequence MTDTSLKIEATSRSPEVHLDAANGTLSMSGESYPEDASAFFGPVFQAVAEHVAASDGQALTVEMRFIYFNSSSAKAIMNLFQMLEEAAEDGKTITINWYFDPEDDMMEEMGEDFAEDFEHATFNLKPETEDA is encoded by the coding sequence ATGACAGATACGTCTCTTAAGATCGAAGCAACCTCCCGCTCCCCGGAAGTCCATTTGGATGCCGCAAACGGCACGCTGTCCATGTCCGGCGAAAGCTACCCGGAAGATGCAAGCGCCTTCTTCGGTCCGGTGTTCCAGGCCGTCGCCGAACACGTTGCTGCCTCTGACGGACAAGCTTTGACGGTTGAGATGCGGTTCATCTATTTCAATTCTTCGAGCGCCAAAGCCATCATGAACCTCTTCCAGATGCTGGAAGAAGCTGCTGAAGACGGCAAGACCATCACCATCAACTGGTACTTTGATCCAGAAGACGACATGATGGAGGAGATGGGCGAGGACTTTGCGGAAGACTTCGAACATGCCACATTCAACTTGAAGCCGGAAACCGAGGACGCATGA
- a CDS encoding SpoIIE family protein phosphatase, translating to MKILGWLKDKQNLPTMAYSLGLGLIAFAVTAIWVADTRFLADQHRIGAEVNLAGRQRMLSQRIAMVAQDMSRFERVNGASPSFMLIGCADQMMRAHTALLSTDIDRINKALGEGISCHVGAAEAVPTGDLSPALQGAFFGGNHPLDPLLREFLERAVAVAQSEPPRQEDIDSIVRMANLELPVKLNTLVRVFQDEGEVSLHALDRFITAMWALTLLLILLEIVFIFQPMARKIRETMAQLQKTLGISEKRGIELKEANEQLLESIHYARKIQQGVLANVTDMRTSVKDAAMLWEPLQVVSGDFVWSSEVDGKTVFFVADCTGHGVPGALLTMVVSSELKKLLDLGELADPERLMLDLDRGVRQRLGQDRPSDAGNDNQTSDDGFEAALAIYDPAENTLTFVGAGIPLYVQSSDGIKRIAADRHRLGYRSLRRPESFKVHHLAVEEDETFYLATDGATDHIGGERKRAFGRKRLFEVLEANAYADLETQLSKLKSVLENYRGSEPARDDYTVLAVTPRSNNPAHKQAAE from the coding sequence ATGAAGATACTTGGCTGGCTGAAAGACAAGCAGAACCTACCCACCATGGCTTACAGTCTTGGCTTGGGTCTTATTGCTTTTGCCGTGACTGCTATCTGGGTTGCAGATACAAGATTTCTTGCTGACCAGCATCGCATCGGTGCCGAAGTGAACTTGGCAGGCCGGCAGCGCATGCTCAGCCAGCGCATCGCGATGGTCGCTCAGGACATGAGCCGGTTCGAGCGTGTCAACGGAGCCAGCCCAAGCTTCATGTTGATCGGTTGCGCGGACCAGATGATGCGCGCGCATACGGCACTTCTTTCAACGGACATTGACCGGATCAACAAGGCACTCGGTGAAGGCATCAGCTGCCATGTTGGCGCTGCCGAAGCTGTTCCGACAGGCGATCTCTCGCCGGCTCTCCAGGGCGCGTTTTTTGGCGGAAATCATCCGCTTGATCCCTTGCTTCGGGAGTTCCTAGAAAGGGCGGTCGCTGTTGCACAATCAGAACCGCCCCGACAAGAAGACATCGATTCGATCGTACGCATGGCGAACCTTGAACTGCCGGTGAAACTGAACACACTTGTGCGCGTGTTTCAGGATGAAGGCGAAGTGTCCCTTCATGCACTGGACCGGTTCATCACGGCGATGTGGGCCCTGACACTGCTTCTGATCCTTTTGGAAATTGTCTTCATCTTCCAACCGATGGCACGGAAGATCCGCGAAACGATGGCCCAACTTCAAAAGACGCTGGGCATCTCGGAAAAACGCGGGATCGAGCTGAAAGAGGCCAATGAACAGCTCTTGGAAAGCATCCACTACGCCCGCAAGATCCAACAAGGTGTGCTCGCCAATGTCACGGACATGCGCACATCGGTCAAGGATGCGGCGATGCTGTGGGAGCCTCTGCAGGTGGTCAGCGGCGACTTCGTCTGGTCCTCAGAAGTCGATGGCAAAACAGTGTTTTTCGTTGCCGACTGTACCGGGCACGGGGTTCCCGGTGCGCTTTTGACAATGGTTGTCTCATCGGAGCTGAAAAAACTCCTGGACCTTGGAGAACTCGCGGACCCGGAGCGGTTGATGCTGGATCTCGATCGGGGTGTCCGTCAACGCCTTGGTCAAGACCGGCCTTCCGATGCGGGGAACGATAACCAAACGTCCGATGATGGCTTTGAAGCCGCCTTGGCAATCTATGACCCCGCCGAAAACACACTCACCTTTGTCGGGGCTGGCATTCCGCTCTACGTCCAATCATCGGACGGCATCAAGCGGATCGCGGCCGACCGGCACCGTCTCGGTTATCGCAGCCTCCGCCGCCCGGAAAGCTTCAAGGTGCATCATCTGGCCGTTGAAGAAGACGAAACCTTCTATCTGGCGACGGACGGAGCAACCGATCACATTGGCGGCGAACGCAAACGCGCCTTTGGCCGGAAACGGCTATTTGAGGTTTTGGAGGCCAATGCCTACGCAGACCTCGAAACCCAACTTTCAAAGCTAAAATCAGTCCTGGAAAATTATCGTGGCTCTGAACCCGCGCGGGACGACTACACGGTTCTGGCGGTGACGCCACGTTCAAACAATCCAGCGCACAAGCAGGCAGCTGAGTAG
- a CDS encoding SiaB family protein kinase: MLANDMYSFKQELSDRKMLFAYSGYLSENLLESLGNSVKQQMELKNAESKVAKRVFSVFVEQVQNIIRYSDEQEFLSETKADRLSGGVVAFGHEHERFFVICGNPVPGSEAEQLRTRLEEIASMDEVTLRKHYRTKLREEPEEQSEGGSIGLLEIARRATQPLEFDFHEIEDDRKFFVLKAFI, from the coding sequence GTGCTCGCAAACGACATGTACTCGTTCAAACAGGAACTTAGCGACCGGAAAATGCTGTTTGCATATTCCGGTTATCTTTCGGAAAATCTTCTTGAATCGCTCGGCAATTCGGTCAAGCAGCAAATGGAGTTGAAAAACGCCGAAAGCAAAGTGGCCAAACGGGTCTTTTCTGTCTTTGTGGAGCAGGTCCAAAACATCATTCGGTATTCGGATGAGCAGGAATTTCTGTCTGAAACCAAGGCCGACCGTCTTTCCGGCGGTGTTGTTGCCTTCGGCCATGAACATGAGCGGTTCTTTGTGATTTGCGGCAACCCGGTGCCCGGCTCCGAGGCCGAGCAATTGCGGACCCGTCTTGAAGAAATTGCCAGCATGGACGAAGTGACCCTGCGCAAGCATTATCGGACTAAACTGCGCGAAGAACCGGAAGAGCAAAGCGAAGGTGGGTCTATCGGCCTTCTGGAGATCGCACGGCGGGCCACCCAACCGCTGGAATTCGATTTCCATGAAATCGAAGACGATCGCAAATTCTTCGTGCTCAAAGCGTTCATCTAA
- a CDS encoding GGDEF domain-containing protein, whose amino-acid sequence MTETSRKAETDFTLFDSEDRVLEHASTIIDGLEETTDLIKTLTTAYKRAVKDQKRMVRLCDRMQEELIAVKERLEGEVKARAELAEQFRMQAITDGLTQVFNRGHFLELCNHELKARSRTEAPLSVALLDIDHFKSVNDTYGHAAGDEALRVVARTLENSLRQSDVVCRWGGEEFSLLMPRTNSENASGLADRLRKTLSEIVIKEGGTSFSLTASFGVATMAGPNPACKATGADAIDLLFKDADDALYKAKDAGRNKVITAEARVLQTAEAVD is encoded by the coding sequence ATGACCGAGACCTCCAGAAAAGCCGAGACCGATTTCACGCTATTCGATAGCGAAGACCGGGTGCTGGAACATGCCAGCACGATAATCGACGGCTTGGAGGAAACGACTGATCTCATCAAAACGCTTACGACAGCCTACAAACGGGCAGTCAAGGACCAGAAGCGGATGGTTCGCCTCTGCGACCGCATGCAAGAAGAACTGATCGCGGTCAAGGAGCGACTCGAGGGGGAAGTCAAAGCCCGCGCCGAACTCGCGGAGCAATTCCGCATGCAGGCGATTACGGACGGCCTCACGCAGGTCTTCAATCGCGGCCACTTTCTCGAACTTTGCAATCACGAACTTAAAGCGCGCAGCCGGACGGAAGCTCCGCTGAGCGTCGCGCTTCTAGACATCGACCACTTCAAGTCCGTCAACGACACCTACGGGCATGCCGCCGGTGACGAAGCGCTGCGGGTTGTCGCGCGCACTCTTGAAAACAGTCTCCGCCAAAGCGATGTCGTGTGCCGATGGGGCGGCGAGGAATTCAGTCTTCTGATGCCGCGGACAAATTCTGAAAATGCTTCTGGTTTGGCAGACCGTCTGCGCAAAACACTCTCTGAGATAGTTATCAAAGAAGGTGGCACGAGCTTTTCTTTGACCGCGAGTTTTGGGGTAGCCACTATGGCGGGCCCCAATCCAGCGTGTAAAGCGACCGGCGCTGATGCCATAGATCTGTTGTTTAAAGATGCAGATGACGCGCTCTACAAAGCCAAAGACGCAGGCCGGAACAAGGTTATTACAGCTGAGGCCCGTGTTTTGCAAACCGCTGAAGCCGTCGATTAG
- a CDS encoding DUF6898 family protein: MSIEAGEGPFEPARDSGRMNRGPRAGEIYIEFRQMGKQVQVTAIDAATGVEVSMFGPSSALQSDLQKLAVRKLKRRVEQVRAAELANKDQDPTLY; the protein is encoded by the coding sequence GTGTCTATTGAGGCAGGAGAGGGACCTTTTGAACCAGCAAGGGATTCAGGCCGGATGAATCGCGGTCCGAGGGCGGGCGAAATCTATATCGAGTTCAGGCAGATGGGAAAACAGGTGCAGGTCACCGCGATCGATGCTGCGACTGGGGTCGAAGTGTCGATGTTCGGCCCGTCTTCTGCTTTACAGAGCGATTTACAAAAGCTCGCCGTCCGCAAGCTAAAACGCCGGGTCGAGCAGGTGCGTGCAGCTGAACTTGCCAATAAGGACCAGGATCCCACGCTGTACTGA
- the glyA gene encoding serine hydroxymethyltransferase, protein MSLMESSDQSVQSDFFTRGLAEADPELFGTIEKELGRQQHEIELIASENIVSRAVLEAQGSVLTNKYAEGYPGRRYYGGCEYVDMAENLAIDRAKKLFGCGFANVQPNSGSQANQAVFLALIKPGDTILGMSLDAGGHLTHGAKPNLSGKWFNAVQYGLNVETGLIDYDAMAALASETKPALIIAGGSAYSRQIDFAKFREVADEVGAYLMVDMAHFSGLVAAGEHPSPFPYADVATTTTHKTLRGPRGGMVLTDKEEISKKINSAVFPGLQGGPLMHVIAAKAVAFGEALTDDFKSYIRAVRENAQVLSETLREGGMDIVSDGTDTHLMLVDLRPKMLTGRDAEKSLGLANITCNKNGVPNDPQKPMITSGVRLGTPAATTRGFGVAEFREVGLLITEVLDGLKSANSEDGNAAVEAAVKAKVEALTARFPIYG, encoded by the coding sequence ATGTCTTTGATGGAATCCTCCGATCAGTCCGTTCAGTCGGATTTCTTCACCCGCGGTCTTGCTGAGGCAGATCCGGAACTCTTCGGCACCATCGAAAAGGAACTCGGCCGCCAGCAGCATGAGATCGAGCTGATCGCATCCGAGAACATCGTGTCACGGGCCGTTCTTGAAGCGCAGGGCTCTGTGCTCACCAACAAATACGCTGAAGGTTATCCGGGCCGTCGCTATTATGGCGGCTGTGAATACGTCGACATGGCGGAAAATCTGGCCATTGATCGGGCGAAGAAGCTTTTTGGCTGCGGCTTTGCGAACGTTCAGCCGAACTCCGGCAGCCAGGCCAACCAGGCGGTCTTTCTTGCGCTGATCAAGCCGGGCGACACCATCCTCGGCATGAGCCTGGATGCAGGTGGTCACCTGACCCACGGGGCCAAGCCAAACCTCTCCGGTAAGTGGTTCAATGCCGTTCAGTACGGCCTGAACGTTGAAACCGGTCTGATCGACTATGACGCGATGGCAGCCTTGGCTAGCGAAACCAAGCCGGCCCTGATCATTGCCGGCGGCTCTGCGTACTCGCGTCAGATCGACTTTGCCAAGTTCCGCGAAGTGGCGGATGAGGTCGGCGCATATCTGATGGTGGATATGGCACATTTCTCCGGTCTGGTTGCCGCTGGCGAGCATCCTAGCCCGTTCCCATATGCCGACGTTGCCACAACCACGACCCACAAGACCTTGCGCGGTCCGCGCGGCGGCATGGTACTGACCGACAAGGAAGAGATTTCCAAGAAGATCAACTCCGCGGTTTTCCCGGGTCTTCAGGGCGGTCCTCTGATGCACGTGATTGCTGCCAAGGCTGTTGCGTTTGGCGAAGCCCTGACCGACGATTTCAAAAGCTACATCCGTGCCGTTCGCGAAAACGCGCAGGTGCTGTCTGAAACCCTGCGCGAAGGTGGCATGGACATTGTCTCCGACGGCACCGACACGCACCTGATGCTTGTGGATCTGCGTCCGAAAATGCTGACGGGCCGCGACGCAGAGAAGTCTCTCGGTCTGGCGAACATCACCTGTAACAAGAACGGTGTTCCGAACGACCCGCAAAAGCCGATGATCACCTCGGGTGTCCGCCTCGGCACGCCTGCGGCGACCACGCGCGGCTTCGGTGTTGCAGAATTCCGCGAAGTTGGCCTGTTAATCACGGAAGTGTTGGACGGTTTGAAGTCTGCAAACAGTGAAGATGGCAACGCGGCAGTTGAAGCAGCAGTCAAAGCCAAGGTAGAAGCACTGACAGCACGGTTCCCGATTTACGGGTAA